From the genome of Pelobacter propionicus DSM 2379, one region includes:
- a CDS encoding hypoxanthine-guanine phosphoribosyltransferase, whose amino-acid sequence MDMTFDEARRVLDEADLLMGEEEIQGAIGRMAGEITGRLAGSNPVVLCIMNGGLIFSGQLLPRLHFPLELDYVHATRYGQATWGDRLNWHRRPHLNLVGRTVLLLDDILDEGITLAAIIEYCRGMGALEVLTAVLVEKLHSRKVTPGIRADFTGLEIGDRFLFGYGLDYKGYWRNAPGIFAVKGM is encoded by the coding sequence ATTGACATGACGTTTGACGAGGCACGGCGCGTTCTGGACGAGGCAGACCTGCTGATGGGTGAGGAAGAAATCCAGGGGGCCATCGGTCGCATGGCGGGCGAGATCACGGGGCGGTTGGCCGGCTCCAACCCGGTGGTACTTTGCATCATGAACGGCGGCCTGATCTTCAGTGGCCAGCTTTTGCCCCGGCTGCACTTTCCCCTGGAGTTGGATTACGTCCATGCCACCCGTTACGGACAGGCCACCTGGGGTGACCGGCTGAACTGGCACCGTAGGCCGCACCTGAACCTGGTCGGCAGGACGGTGCTGCTTCTGGACGATATCCTGGACGAGGGGATCACCCTGGCCGCCATCATCGAGTACTGCCGCGGGATGGGGGCGCTTGAGGTGCTGACGGCGGTGCTGGTGGAGAAGCTGCACAGCCGCAAGGTGACTCCCGGCATACGGGCCGATTTCACCGGCCTGGAAATCGGCGATCGTTTCCTGTTCGGATACGGCCTGGACTACAAGGGGTACTGGCGCAACGCGCCCGGAATTTTTGCGGTGAAAGGGATGTGA
- a CDS encoding response regulator produces the protein MEKKKLLSVLIAEDNEDDAILVARSLRRSGYELIYERVDTPQGMGEALDRKPWDIILVDYRMPGFGGLDALNIVRERNLDIPVILVSGVILEDVAIEAMRQGACDCIKKDHLDRLSPAVERELAAAAERRERRQAEQALRESEEQFRVLAETSPAAIVLFQGENIVYVNPSAERLTGYTEEELLGMRYGEWIHDDFKNLVREWVLVRQQEPLALAEYELRYVTKGGEERWALFSAGRIDYKGKPAGIATIFDITGRKRAEEQLRDSLREKEILLHEIHHRVKNNLQIVSTLLDLQSDYIDDEQSLRYFQESQDRINSMALVHEALYRSRDLARIDFTVYLEGLTDHLFKSYVVDPKRISLKCAIAKVTLGIDEAIPCGLIVNELVSNSLKHAFPQGRHGEILVQCQSAEDGLIRLRVSDNGVGLPPDLDFMATKTLGLQLVTMLVRQVRGELTVQGEVAGGTAFTISFRGMQQGGGVVQVADDAKRTS, from the coding sequence ATGGAGAAGAAGAAACTGCTCAGCGTCCTGATCGCCGAAGACAACGAGGATGACGCCATACTCGTGGCGCGCAGCCTGCGTCGCTCGGGCTATGAGCTGATCTACGAGCGTGTCGATACGCCGCAGGGGATGGGGGAGGCGCTTGACCGAAAGCCTTGGGATATCATCCTCGTGGACTACCGCATGCCCGGCTTTGGCGGGCTGGATGCCCTGAATATCGTCCGGGAGAGAAACCTGGACATTCCGGTCATCCTCGTCTCCGGGGTCATTCTCGAAGACGTGGCCATCGAAGCCATGCGCCAAGGGGCCTGCGACTGTATCAAGAAAGATCATCTCGACCGCCTCTCTCCGGCCGTTGAACGGGAACTGGCGGCGGCGGCGGAGCGGCGGGAGCGGCGCCAGGCCGAGCAGGCCCTGCGGGAGAGCGAGGAACAGTTCCGGGTCCTGGCCGAGACGTCTCCGGCGGCGATCGTCCTTTTCCAAGGGGAAAACATCGTCTATGTCAACCCATCGGCCGAGCGGCTGACCGGATACACGGAAGAAGAGCTCCTGGGCATGAGGTACGGGGAGTGGATACATGACGATTTCAAGAACCTGGTGAGGGAATGGGTGCTGGTGCGGCAGCAGGAACCGCTGGCGCTCGCGGAGTATGAGTTGCGCTATGTGACCAAGGGGGGCGAGGAGCGTTGGGCGCTGTTCTCCGCCGGCCGCATCGACTACAAGGGGAAGCCTGCCGGCATAGCCACCATCTTCGACATAACTGGCCGCAAGCGGGCCGAGGAGCAGTTGCGGGATTCGCTCCGCGAGAAGGAGATCCTGCTCCACGAGATCCATCACCGGGTGAAGAACAACCTGCAGATCGTCTCCACCCTGCTCGATCTGCAATCCGACTACATCGATGACGAACAGTCACTGAGGTACTTCCAGGAAAGCCAGGACCGGATCAACTCCATGGCCCTGGTTCATGAGGCGCTGTATCGTTCCAGGGATCTGGCCCGGATCGACTTCACCGTGTACCTGGAGGGGCTTACTGACCACCTGTTCAAGTCCTATGTCGTCGATCCGAAGCGGATTTCCCTGAAATGCGCTATCGCCAAGGTCACGCTGGGCATCGACGAGGCGATCCCCTGCGGTCTGATCGTCAACGAGCTGGTCTCCAACTCCCTGAAACATGCTTTTCCCCAAGGGAGACACGGCGAGATCCTGGTTCAGTGCCAGAGCGCCGAAGATGGCCTGATCCGTCTCCGTGTCTCGGATAACGGCGTAGGCCTCCCCCCTGACCTGGATTTCATGGCGACCAAGACCCTGGGGCTGCAGTTGGTGACCATGCTGGTCAGGCAGGTGCGGGGAGAACTGACGGTCCAGGGGGAGGTCGCTGGTGGGACGGCATTCACCATCAGTTTCCGGGGGATGCAGCAGGGGGGAGGGGTGGTTCAGGTCGCGGATGACGCGAAGCGGACATCCTGA
- a CDS encoding response regulator: protein MESQKVILLVEDNPDDEMLAMRALRKSNIANSIVVARDGVEALDYLFGTGSYDGRDTSVLPQIVLLDLKLPKVDGLEVLRRIRADSRTRRLPVAVLTSSKEERDVISSYDLGANSYIRKPVDFDQFAESIKQLGMYWLVLNEPPP from the coding sequence ATGGAAAGCCAGAAAGTGATACTGCTGGTGGAGGATAACCCGGATGACGAGATGCTTGCCATGCGCGCCCTCAGGAAGAGCAACATAGCAAACTCCATCGTTGTGGCGCGGGATGGGGTGGAGGCTCTGGACTATCTCTTCGGCACCGGCAGCTACGATGGCCGCGATACGTCCGTGCTGCCACAGATCGTGCTCCTGGACCTGAAGCTCCCCAAGGTCGACGGCCTGGAGGTGTTGCGGCGCATCCGGGCTGATAGCCGCACCAGACGGCTCCCCGTGGCGGTTCTCACCTCGTCCAAGGAGGAGAGGGACGTCATTTCCAGCTATGATCTGGGAGCCAACAGCTATATCCGCAAACCGGTGGATTTCGACCAGTTCGCCGAATCGATCAAGCAGTTGGGGATGTACTGGCTCGTGCTCAATGAGCCGCCACCGTAG
- a CDS encoding hybrid sensor histidine kinase/response regulator has translation MEPATHRNRILIVEDELIIARGIQKRLQGMGYDVIDIVPSGEEAIQSATENPPDLVLMDINLQGSMDGIQAAESIRSRLDLPVIYLTAYTDAESLGRAKVTEPFGYIVKPFQDHTLQSAIEMALYKHRMESRLKKSEQWLATTLRSIGDAVVTTDVSGLVSYVNPVAEELIGLTQEVALGRPLEELFRYRSEISMLTAEEIVGRVVGAGETVVLPVDSVLMTESGKTVPIEARLTPISGGREDILGMVLVMLDVTAQRRTEQALRRSERILTLKNQIANIFLATPDEQMFSQVLSVIRDAIDCAHALFGYIDEDGALVVPTLMGAVWQECLIPDKTIRFSSDSWSGLWGRALREQVSCCGDGPFSVPQGHIDIDNFLAIPVVYRGASIGLIALANKPGGFGDGERELLEIIADRISPILQARLERDRLERKRGEAAEALATEKERLAVTLRSIGDGVITTDTSGMVVLLNRAAEEMTGWTQEEAAGKPFQDVFRIINEKSRECCPSPVEQVLADGVVVELANHTLLIARDGGERVIADSGAPIRDRQSRLVGVVLVFRDITEKKKMEEELFNARKLDSIGLLAGGIAHDFNNLLTSILGNISLTRMQVGEGDRLRRNLDEAEKASLRAKDLTQQLLTFSRGGAPVRKTVSLTAIIRDSATFTLSGSRTTCRFQIPDDLYPVDVDEGQFSQVINNLVLNADQAMPAGGEIEIVCANVTLARESHLPLPAGAYVRISVRDRGEGIPEELVPRIFDPYFTTKKEGKGLGLATVYSIIRNHDGHISVSSSPGQGTAFTIHLPATVSGMVAAAPVETSTTPGKGRILVMDDEESIREVAGEMLSYLGYEVVFARDGAEAVELYRVAQEGEHTFSALLMDLTIPGGMGGKDAIALLREMDQSVVAVVSSGYSNDPIMADYRAYGFSGVITKPYRLTELKRVLDGVIARQENTGDAA, from the coding sequence ATGGAACCGGCAACGCACAGGAACAGGATACTGATCGTCGAGGACGAGCTGATCATCGCCAGGGGTATCCAGAAGCGTCTGCAGGGCATGGGATACGACGTGATCGATATCGTCCCTTCTGGTGAGGAGGCGATTCAGAGCGCAACGGAGAATCCTCCGGACCTGGTTCTCATGGATATCAACCTCCAGGGGAGCATGGACGGAATCCAGGCGGCGGAGAGCATTCGTTCCCGGCTGGACCTTCCGGTGATCTACCTCACCGCCTATACGGACGCCGAGTCCCTGGGGCGGGCCAAGGTGACGGAGCCGTTCGGTTACATCGTCAAGCCGTTTCAGGACCATACCCTGCAGTCGGCCATCGAGATGGCCCTCTACAAGCACCGCATGGAGAGCCGGCTTAAGAAAAGCGAGCAGTGGCTGGCCACCACCCTGCGCAGCATCGGAGACGCGGTGGTCACCACGGATGTGTCCGGACTGGTCAGCTACGTGAATCCCGTGGCGGAAGAACTGATTGGCCTCACACAGGAAGTGGCGCTGGGAAGGCCGTTGGAGGAACTGTTCCGCTACCGGAGCGAAATCAGTATGTTGACCGCGGAGGAGATAGTCGGCAGGGTGGTCGGTGCGGGGGAGACGGTGGTGCTGCCGGTCGATAGCGTGCTGATGACCGAATCGGGGAAAACGGTTCCCATCGAGGCCAGGCTAACCCCCATCTCGGGCGGCAGGGAGGATATCCTGGGCATGGTACTGGTCATGCTCGACGTTACCGCTCAGCGCAGGACCGAGCAGGCGCTCAGGCGCTCGGAGCGGATCCTGACGCTGAAAAACCAGATCGCCAACATATTCCTGGCCACTCCCGATGAGCAGATGTTCTCCCAGGTGCTGTCGGTAATCCGTGATGCCATCGACTGCGCCCATGCCCTGTTCGGCTACATCGACGAAGATGGCGCCCTGGTGGTTCCCACTCTGATGGGGGCGGTGTGGCAGGAGTGCCTGATTCCGGACAAGACGATCCGTTTTTCCTCCGACAGCTGGTCCGGACTGTGGGGCCGTGCCCTGCGGGAGCAGGTCTCGTGTTGCGGTGACGGCCCCTTCTCGGTGCCGCAGGGGCACATCGACATCGATAATTTTCTCGCGATTCCGGTTGTGTACCGCGGGGCCAGCATCGGCCTGATCGCCTTGGCGAACAAGCCGGGAGGGTTCGGCGATGGCGAGCGGGAGCTGCTTGAGATCATCGCCGACCGCATCTCCCCGATTCTGCAGGCGCGCCTGGAGCGCGACCGGCTGGAGCGGAAACGCGGGGAGGCCGCCGAAGCCCTTGCCACGGAGAAGGAGCGTCTGGCGGTGACGCTGCGTTCCATTGGTGACGGGGTGATCACCACCGATACCAGCGGGATGGTGGTGTTGCTCAACAGGGCCGCCGAGGAGATGACCGGCTGGACGCAGGAAGAGGCGGCGGGAAAGCCGTTTCAGGATGTGTTCCGGATCATCAACGAAAAGAGCCGGGAATGCTGTCCCAGCCCGGTGGAGCAGGTGCTTGCCGACGGGGTGGTGGTGGAGCTTGCCAACCACACCCTCCTGATCGCCAGGGACGGCGGAGAGCGGGTCATCGCCGACAGCGGCGCGCCGATTCGTGACCGACAGAGCCGGCTGGTGGGGGTCGTGCTGGTGTTCCGCGACATCACCGAGAAGAAGAAGATGGAGGAGGAGCTCTTCAATGCCCGTAAGCTGGACTCCATCGGACTCCTGGCCGGTGGCATTGCCCACGACTTCAACAACCTGCTCACCTCCATACTGGGCAATATCTCCCTCACCAGGATGCAGGTCGGCGAGGGGGACAGGCTGAGGCGAAACCTGGATGAGGCGGAAAAGGCCTCTTTGCGGGCCAAGGACCTGACCCAGCAGCTGCTGACCTTCTCCCGTGGCGGAGCACCGGTGCGCAAGACCGTTTCCCTGACCGCCATCATCAGGGACTCTGCCACCTTCACCCTGTCCGGTTCCCGGACCACCTGCCGATTCCAGATCCCCGACGACCTGTACCCGGTGGATGTTGACGAGGGGCAGTTCAGCCAGGTGATCAACAACCTGGTGCTCAACGCCGATCAGGCCATGCCCGCCGGGGGGGAGATCGAGATCGTCTGCGCCAATGTCACCCTGGCCAGGGAGTCCCATCTGCCGCTACCGGCGGGCGCCTATGTGCGTATCAGCGTCAGGGACCGGGGGGAGGGGATTCCGGAGGAGCTCGTCCCCCGCATCTTCGATCCCTACTTCACCACAAAGAAGGAGGGCAAGGGGCTGGGGCTGGCAACGGTCTACTCCATCATTAGGAATCACGACGGTCATATCAGTGTCAGCTCATCCCCGGGACAGGGGACCGCGTTCACCATCCATCTCCCCGCCACCGTCAGCGGCATGGTGGCGGCGGCTCCCGTGGAGACGTCGACCACACCCGGCAAAGGGCGTATCCTGGTCATGGATGACGAGGAGAGTATTCGTGAGGTGGCTGGCGAGATGCTCTCCTATCTGGGGTATGAGGTGGTCTTTGCCCGTGACGGCGCCGAGGCGGTGGAGTTGTACCGTGTGGCGCAGGAGGGGGAGCACACCTTTTCGGCCCTGCTGATGGATCTGACCATTCCGGGAGGCATGGGGGGGAAGGATGCCATCGCCCTGTTGCGGGAGATGGATCAATCGGTTGTGGCGGTGGTTTCCAGCGGCTATTCCAACGACCCGATCATGGCCGATTACCGGGCATACGGCTTCAGCGGGGTGATCACCAAGCCGTACCGGCTGACCGAGCTGAAGCGGGTGCTGGATGGGGTCATCGCCCGGCAGGAAAATACGGGGGACGCGGCATGA
- the prmC gene encoding peptide chain release factor N(5)-glutamine methyltransferase, which produces MTDQETWTTLRILTWTKEYFGARGIENARLEAEWLLCAATGLDRVGLYLNYDKPLNREELSAFRQMVARRARREPLQHILGSQEFCGLEFAVSPDVLIPRHDTETLVEEALRRAPLARTVLDIGTGSGCIAVSLARRLPGARIVASDISAVALEMARANARANGVDVEFLHGSLLEPVAGRCFDLIVSNPPYIPSADIQLLEPEVRDGDPRLALDGGPDGLDIYRRLIPASLEHLEPGGWLLLEVGMGQAQDVAEMFPLADGYGQVVSSPDPGGIERVVGAARKVELT; this is translated from the coding sequence ATGACGGATCAGGAAACCTGGACCACTCTCAGGATTCTCACCTGGACCAAGGAGTACTTTGGCGCCCGGGGAATAGAAAATGCCCGGCTGGAGGCCGAGTGGCTGCTCTGCGCCGCCACCGGCCTGGACCGGGTCGGGCTGTACCTCAACTACGACAAGCCGTTGAACCGCGAGGAACTGTCCGCCTTTCGCCAGATGGTGGCCCGCCGGGCGCGGCGGGAGCCTCTGCAGCACATCCTCGGCAGTCAGGAGTTCTGCGGCCTGGAGTTCGCGGTTTCGCCGGATGTGCTCATCCCGCGCCACGATACGGAGACCCTGGTGGAAGAGGCGCTCAGGCGGGCGCCTCTGGCGCGTACGGTTCTGGACATCGGCACCGGCAGCGGCTGCATCGCCGTCAGCCTGGCAAGGCGCCTGCCAGGTGCCCGGATCGTGGCGAGCGACATCTCTGCCGTGGCGCTGGAAATGGCCCGCGCTAACGCCCGGGCCAATGGGGTGGATGTGGAATTCCTGCACGGCTCGCTGCTGGAGCCGGTTGCCGGGCGTTGCTTCGACCTGATCGTCTCCAACCCTCCCTACATTCCCAGCGCGGATATCCAACTGCTGGAGCCGGAGGTGCGGGACGGCGATCCACGGCTGGCCCTGGACGGCGGGCCGGACGGACTGGACATCTATCGACGCCTGATCCCGGCCAGCCTGGAGCATCTGGAACCGGGCGGCTGGCTGCTGCTGGAGGTGGGCATGGGGCAGGCGCAGGACGTGGCGGAGATGTTCCCCCTGGCTGACGGGTATGGCCAGGTCGTTAGCTCCCCCGATCCCGGGGGGATTGAGCGGGTGGTGGGAGCGGCACGAAAGGTGGAATTGACATGA
- a CDS encoding peptidylprolyl isomerase encodes MSEQNPRVLLETSMGSITVELFKEKAPITVKNFLGYVKDGFYDGLIFHRVIKDFMIQGGGLNEAMEQKKPKFAIKNEATNKLSNKRGTLAMARTAIVDSATSQFFINTVDNAFLDHQGKQPDRFGYCVFGQVLEGMDVVDQIRAVKTGNKNGHGDVPLEPVYITSATLIEAE; translated from the coding sequence ATGTCAGAACAAAATCCGCGGGTCCTGCTGGAAACATCCATGGGGTCCATTACCGTCGAACTGTTCAAGGAAAAAGCGCCCATCACCGTCAAGAACTTCCTCGGCTACGTCAAGGACGGCTTCTACGACGGACTGATCTTTCACCGGGTGATCAAGGATTTCATGATTCAGGGGGGTGGCCTGAACGAGGCCATGGAACAGAAGAAGCCCAAGTTCGCCATCAAGAACGAGGCAACCAACAAGCTCTCCAACAAACGGGGCACCCTGGCCATGGCCCGCACCGCCATCGTGGATTCCGCCACCTCGCAGTTCTTCATCAACACCGTTGACAACGCCTTCCTGGACCACCAGGGCAAGCAGCCCGACCGCTTTGGCTACTGCGTCTTCGGCCAGGTTCTGGAGGGGATGGATGTGGTTGACCAGATCCGCGCCGTCAAGACCGGCAATAAAAACGGCCACGGCGATGTTCCGCTGGAGCCGGTTTACATCACCAGCGCCACGTTGATCGAAGCGGAATAA
- a CDS encoding sensor histidine kinase — translation MAGTQDSPQLPPSGSWFAPAERAPEKQVRSMADCCLHNPITQIILDSVEGYVLVLNEQRQILAANPETLRALDIKEPQSIMGMRPGEAFHCVHSQDAPGGCGTSRCCTTCGAAIAILASQASNEPCSRECLMTVSRGDRLEAHEFSVRATPLRLEDSCLTIFVLHDINAEKRRDVLEMVFLHDLSNVITGLQGWSELLLRRPQDASLIAQNIVSISERINQEIQTQRLILQAEQGELKVTLEPTTNTDILEGVRSLFTGYPPDMAYRLHIEATETASCLLTSPPLLTRILANMVKNALEATSLGDHVRLWYESRDQRPCFVVHNPGMIPDEIALQIFKRSFSTREGPGRGMGTYSMKLFGEQALGGEVGFTTDETTGTSFFIMLPADTIQLLMP, via the coding sequence ATGGCTGGCACTCAGGATTCCCCGCAACTCCCCCCCTCCGGCAGCTGGTTTGCGCCGGCAGAACGCGCCCCGGAGAAACAGGTCCGCAGCATGGCCGACTGCTGCCTGCACAACCCGATCACCCAGATCATCCTGGACTCGGTGGAGGGGTACGTCCTGGTGCTCAACGAACAACGCCAGATCCTGGCCGCCAATCCGGAAACCCTGCGCGCGCTGGACATCAAAGAGCCGCAGTCGATCATGGGCATGCGACCGGGAGAGGCCTTTCACTGCGTGCACAGCCAGGATGCACCCGGCGGATGCGGCACATCACGCTGCTGCACGACCTGCGGCGCGGCCATCGCCATCCTGGCGAGCCAGGCGTCCAACGAGCCGTGCAGCAGGGAATGCCTGATGACGGTCTCCCGGGGTGATCGCCTGGAGGCCCACGAGTTCAGCGTGCGCGCCACCCCGCTCAGGCTGGAAGACAGCTGCCTGACCATCTTCGTCCTGCACGACATCAACGCCGAAAAGCGGCGCGACGTGCTGGAGATGGTCTTTCTCCACGACCTGAGCAACGTCATCACCGGCCTGCAGGGATGGAGCGAACTGCTGCTGCGCCGACCCCAGGACGCCTCCCTGATCGCCCAGAACATCGTCAGCATCTCGGAACGTATCAACCAGGAGATCCAAACCCAGCGCCTGATCCTGCAGGCAGAACAGGGGGAGCTGAAAGTAACCCTGGAACCGACCACCAACACCGACATCCTGGAGGGGGTCAGGTCGCTGTTCACCGGCTACCCGCCCGACATGGCGTACCGCCTGCACATAGAGGCCACGGAGACGGCCAGCTGCCTGCTCACCAGTCCGCCCCTGCTGACGCGCATCCTGGCCAACATGGTCAAGAACGCCCTGGAGGCAACATCCCTGGGCGACCACGTGAGGCTCTGGTACGAGTCGCGCGACCAGAGGCCCTGTTTCGTAGTGCACAACCCAGGCATGATACCGGATGAGATCGCCTTGCAGATCTTCAAGCGCTCCTTCAGCACCAGGGAGGGACCGGGCAGGGGAATGGGGACCTACAGCATGAAACTGTTCGGAGAGCAGGCTCTGGGGGGAGAGGTGGGATTCACCACCGACGAGACTACGGGGACCAGCTTCTTCATCATGCTTCCCGCCGACACGATCCAGCTGCTCATGCCCTGA
- a CDS encoding PAS domain S-box protein, translating to MTEQESQSVIDRLTEALRKAREGDCTLLLEVADGGDDIDALSREVRLLVESMRGHADARAVAEAELRECRESCRRLKANIPGMVYLFALHPDGTFSFPSVSDASGELFAIAPHELMADVGLLTRLIHPDDRDRFFASVRRSAETLAPWREEIRHIVHGEVRWYDCISRPERHANGDIVWDGIILEITGRKRAEERLSEQLHFLQQLLDTIPLPVFYKDTDGVYLGCNSAFELFCGFSRERIVGRTVHDLAPSQRADVYQEADAALFDAPGVQVYEAEFQNRDGSTRDVIFNKATFVDPENRVAGLVGAITDISGRRRAERELLLKNDMLRAIIQAAPTAIIGLDLDGNVCNVWNPAAERMLGWSAAEVMGKPLPGMDPEQREEFRDFQEWIRGGRILDGVEVRRHRQDGSPMDCSIYASPLHDTEGRIVGSIAVLVDITERKQVEESLRLANLIVENSPLVLFRWRATEGWPVELVSRNVTRFGYTPDELITGVVPFSALVHPDDLRQVAAEVAEFVRQGVDRFQQEYRIVTKGGAVRWIDDRSAVERDSQGRISHFQGVVLDITERKLAEEKIRAALTEKVVLLKEIHHRVKNNLQIISTLLDLQAESVRDEGALCAFRESQDRIRAMALVHEKLYRTEDLSFIDFSGYIESLTAHLYNSYAIDFGRVSFSIDAGNVCLSIDQAIPCGLIISELVSNSLKYAFPGSAAGNISVSIREQGDGMVSLTVADSGVGLPVNLDFTASETLGLQLVRMLVKQLRGEIALDSSGGARFSIRFPMSPAG from the coding sequence ATGACTGAGCAGGAAAGCCAGAGCGTGATCGACCGTTTGACCGAGGCGCTGCGGAAAGCCAGGGAGGGAGACTGTACCCTGCTCCTGGAAGTTGCCGACGGGGGCGATGACATCGATGCCCTGAGCCGTGAGGTCAGGCTCCTCGTCGAGAGCATGCGGGGACATGCGGACGCCCGGGCCGTTGCCGAAGCCGAGCTCAGGGAGTGTCGGGAATCCTGCCGCCGCCTGAAGGCCAATATTCCCGGCATGGTATACCTGTTCGCGCTGCACCCGGACGGGACGTTTTCCTTTCCCTCGGTGAGCGATGCCTCTGGGGAGCTGTTCGCCATCGCTCCGCACGAACTCATGGCCGATGTCGGACTCCTCACCAGGCTGATCCACCCCGATGATCGCGACAGGTTCTTCGCATCCGTCAGGCGTTCCGCCGAGACGCTCGCTCCCTGGCGGGAGGAGATCCGGCACATCGTGCATGGCGAAGTACGCTGGTACGACTGCATTTCCCGCCCCGAGCGGCATGCCAACGGAGATATCGTCTGGGACGGCATCATCCTGGAAATAACCGGCCGCAAGCGCGCGGAAGAGAGGCTGAGCGAACAGCTCCACTTCCTCCAGCAGTTGCTGGATACCATCCCGCTGCCGGTGTTTTACAAGGATACGGATGGGGTGTACCTGGGGTGCAACTCTGCCTTCGAGCTGTTCTGCGGCTTTTCCAGGGAGCGTATCGTCGGCAGGACGGTCCATGACCTGGCGCCGAGCCAGCGGGCAGATGTCTACCAGGAGGCCGACGCCGCCCTGTTTGATGCGCCCGGGGTGCAGGTCTATGAGGCGGAGTTCCAGAACAGGGACGGCTCCACGCGCGATGTTATCTTCAACAAGGCCACCTTTGTGGATCCGGAGAACCGGGTGGCCGGTCTGGTCGGCGCGATCACGGACATAAGCGGGCGCAGACGGGCCGAGCGCGAGCTGTTGCTCAAAAATGACATGCTGCGTGCCATCATTCAGGCCGCCCCCACGGCGATCATCGGTCTGGACCTGGACGGAAATGTGTGCAACGTCTGGAATCCGGCGGCGGAACGGATGCTGGGGTGGAGCGCCGCAGAGGTCATGGGAAAACCGCTCCCCGGTATGGATCCGGAGCAGCGGGAAGAGTTCAGGGACTTCCAGGAGTGGATTCGCGGTGGCAGAATACTGGACGGCGTCGAGGTCAGGCGCCACCGCCAGGACGGCTCTCCCATGGATTGCAGCATCTACGCCTCGCCGCTGCATGACACCGAGGGGCGCATCGTTGGCAGCATCGCCGTGCTGGTTGATATTACCGAGCGCAAGCAGGTGGAAGAGTCGCTGCGCCTGGCAAACCTGATCGTGGAGAACAGCCCGCTGGTGCTGTTCCGCTGGCGGGCGACCGAGGGGTGGCCGGTGGAGCTGGTTTCCCGTAATGTGACCCGTTTCGGCTATACGCCGGACGAGCTGATTACCGGTGTGGTCCCTTTCTCCGCCCTGGTGCATCCCGATGACCTGCGGCAGGTCGCCGCCGAGGTGGCCGAGTTTGTCCGTCAGGGGGTTGATCGCTTTCAGCAGGAGTACCGCATTGTCACCAAAGGGGGTGCTGTTCGCTGGATCGACGACCGGTCGGCCGTGGAACGTGACAGCCAGGGGCGCATCAGCCACTTCCAGGGAGTGGTGCTGGATATCACCGAGCGCAAGCTGGCTGAGGAGAAAATCCGGGCCGCGCTGACGGAAAAGGTGGTCCTTTTGAAGGAGATCCACCACCGGGTCAAGAACAACCTGCAGATAATCTCCACCCTGCTGGACCTGCAGGCCGAATCCGTGCGGGATGAGGGGGCGCTATGCGCCTTCCGGGAGAGCCAAGACCGTATCAGGGCCATGGCGCTGGTGCACGAGAAGCTCTACCGGACCGAGGACCTCTCCTTCATTGATTTTTCGGGGTACATCGAGAGCCTGACCGCCCATCTCTACAACAGTTATGCCATCGATTTCGGGCGCGTCTCCTTCTCCATTGACGCGGGTAACGTCTGCCTGAGTATCGATCAGGCCATTCCCTGCGGGTTGATCATCAGCGAACTGGTCTCCAATTCCCTGAAGTACGCTTTTCCCGGAAGCGCGGCGGGGAATATCAGCGTCAGCATTCGCGAACAAGGGGACGGCATGGTCTCGTTGACGGTTGCCGACAGCGGTGTCGGCCTGCCCGTCAACCTGGATTTCACCGCCAGCGAGACCCTGGGGCTGCAACTGGTCAGGATGCTGGTCAAACAGCTCAGGGGAGAGATTGCTCTGGACAGTTCCGGTGGTGCCCGGTTTAGCATCCGCTTTCCGATGAGTCCCGCTGGATGA